A region from the Arachis ipaensis cultivar K30076 chromosome B01, Araip1.1, whole genome shotgun sequence genome encodes:
- the LOC107613473 gene encoding sodium/hydrogen exchanger 6-like, with protein MRMVIEDVDISPARAADVVTETVASKAEQAAGLGILLQIMMLVLAFVLGHVLRRKKIYVVPEASASLLIGLLVGVLANISHTQTSIRAWFNFHEEFFFLFLLPPIIFQSGFSLAPQPFFSNFGAIITFAIFGTFLASVVTGVLVFLGGFIHLVYGLPFVECLMFGALISATDPVTVLSIFQELGTDVNLYALVFGESVLNDAMAISLYRTMSLVKTHPSGQNLFMVVVRFLETFVGSMSAGGVVGFISALLFKYAGLSIDSLQNLESCLFVLFPYFSYMLAEGLGLSGIVSILFTGMVMKHYTYSNLSRSSQRFVSSFFELISSLAETFVFIYMGIDIAMEKHSWSHVGFICFSVISIGIARAANVFCCAYLINLVRPQQQKIPPKHQKALWYSGLRGAMAFALALQSVHDLPEGHGQTIFTATTAIVMLTVLLIGGSTGTMLEALEVVGGEINSKESPLPSGEITKFEESNGSYVSPQKEELSPGSKIKLKLRELNSAASFKGICVLPQF; from the exons ATGCGAATGGTGATTGAGGATGTCGATATATCACCGGCAAGAGCGGCGGATGTGGTCACGGAGACGGTTGCGAGCAAAGCGGAGCAGGCGGCAGGGCTGGGAATTCTGCTGCAGATCATGATGCTGGTGCTGGCCTTCGTGCTTGGCCATGTCCTCCGCCGCAAGAAGATTTACGTGGTTCCGGAGGCCAGCGCCTCCCTCCTCATCGGCCTGCTTGTCGGCGTCCTCGCCAACATCTCCCACACTCAGACCAGCATCAGAGCCTGGTTCAATTTCCACGAGgagttcttcttcctcttcttgctCCCTCCCATAATATt TCAGTCTGGTTTCAGCCTCGCACCG CAACCTTTCTTCTCTAATTTTGGAGCCATTATCACCTTTGCTATATTCGGTACCTTTCTAGCTTCTGTTGTAACTGGTGTCCTTGT TTTCCTTGGTGGATTTATACACCTCGTGTACGGACTACCTTTCGTTGAGTGCCTAATGTTTGGTGCTCTTATCTCTGCAACTGATCCAGTTACCGTTCTCTCCATATTTCAG GAGCTTGGCACTGATGTCAATTTGTATGCCCTGGTTTTTGGAGAGTCTGTTCTGAATGATGCT ATGGCTATTTCATTGTACAG AACAATGTCACTGGTTAAAACTCATCCATCTGGACAGAACTTATTCATGGTGGTTGTTAGATTCTTGGAGACTTTTGTTGGGTCGATGTCTGCTG GTGGTGTAGTTGGATTCATATCTGCTTTA CTATTTAAGTATGCAGGATTGAGTATTGACAG CCTTCAGAACTTGGAGAGCTGTCTTTTTGTACTTTTCCCATATTTCTC GTACATGCTTGCAGAAGGTCTTGGCTTGTCTGGTATTGTATCAATATTGTTCACGGGAATG GTCATGAAGCACTACACGTATTCAAACTTGTCTAGAAGTTCTCAGAGATTTGTCTCTTCTTTCTTCGAGTTAATATCATCATTAGCAGAGACATTTGT ATTTATATACATGGGGATTGATATTGCCATGGAGAAACATAGCTGGTCACATGTTGGATTTATTTGCTTCTCAGTT ATATCCATTGGAATTGCAAG GGCGGCCAATGTCTTTTGTTGCGCATATCTGATCAACTTAGTCAGACCTCAACAGCAAAAGATACCACCAAAGCACCAGAAAGCACTATGGTATAGTG GACTTCGAGGAGCAATGGCCTTTGCCCTTGCTCTACAATCAGTTCATGATCTTCCTGAAGGACATGGGCAGACCATATTCACTGCAACTACAGCAATTGTCATGTTGACG GTATTGCTGATTGGTGGTTCAACAGGTACCATGCTGGAAGCTTTAGAAGTTGTAGGTGGTGAAATTAATAGCAAGGAGAGCCCTTTGCCTTCAGGTGAGATCACAAAG TTTGAGGAAAGCAATGGCAGCTATGTTTCTCCTCAGAAGGAAGAATTATCACCAGGGAGCAAAATCAAGTTGAAGCTTCGAGAATTAAACAG TGCTGCATCTTTTAAAGGGATTTGTGTACTTCCACAATTttga